A genomic window from Nitrospinota bacterium includes:
- a CDS encoding lipoprotein-releasing ABC transporter permease subunit translates to MAYELFVSLRHLKAKRTQKFISLNTWISIGGVALGVMALIVVIAVMSGFGKDLRDKILGTTSHAVITNINRSGINDVENIIRQVKEVPGVTAAAPFIMNHVMLTHGQAASGVVVRGVDVVREKGVSDLEKNLIEGSLDFLETEKISGKSSNGKLSRSKVVLGKELARRNGLRVGDVVSMVSPSSRITPMGLIPKMKIFQVAGVFESGMFEYDANLAFISIPAAQNFFSMQGMVSGVEVWVDDIDQAAVIAQEIQEKLKFPYFVRDWMRMNKNLFSALQLEKVVMFVILILIILVAAFNIVSTLFMVVMEKTKEIAILMSMGATRKSIIKIFSYQGLIIGLVGTFVGCVGGFTAVPYLNEIVGFIESIFGITAFPSDIYYLDKLPSEIQYWDSFLIVIFSILICFVASLYPAWRASRLNPVEGLRYE, encoded by the coding sequence ATGGCTTACGAACTATTTGTCAGTTTGCGTCATTTGAAGGCCAAGAGAACCCAGAAGTTTATTTCCCTGAATACCTGGATATCCATCGGTGGAGTGGCGCTCGGGGTCATGGCATTGATTGTCGTTATTGCCGTGATGTCCGGTTTCGGCAAAGATCTGCGCGACAAAATCCTGGGAACCACCAGCCATGCGGTGATCACCAACATCAATCGCTCGGGAATAAATGATGTCGAAAACATCATCCGGCAAGTGAAGGAAGTGCCAGGAGTCACCGCCGCCGCGCCCTTTATAATGAATCACGTCATGTTGACCCACGGGCAAGCGGCATCGGGAGTCGTGGTCCGTGGCGTAGACGTGGTGCGCGAGAAGGGCGTTTCGGATCTAGAAAAAAACCTGATTGAAGGCAGTCTGGATTTTCTGGAAACTGAAAAAATCTCCGGCAAATCCTCCAACGGTAAACTTTCCCGTTCCAAAGTGGTTCTGGGCAAGGAACTGGCTCGCCGTAACGGTTTGCGGGTGGGTGATGTGGTGTCCATGGTATCTCCGTCTTCCCGCATCACGCCGATGGGTTTGATCCCGAAAATGAAAATCTTCCAGGTGGCGGGAGTTTTTGAATCGGGGATGTTTGAATACGACGCCAACCTGGCTTTTATTTCCATTCCGGCGGCGCAAAACTTTTTTTCCATGCAGGGGATGGTGAGCGGTGTCGAGGTTTGGGTGGATGATATCGATCAGGCCGCCGTGATCGCCCAGGAAATTCAGGAAAAACTGAAGTTTCCTTATTTTGTCCGGGACTGGATGCGCATGAATAAAAACCTGTTTTCCGCTCTGCAGCTGGAAAAGGTAGTGATGTTCGTGATCCTCATTCTGATCATCCTGGTGGCGGCCTTTAATATCGTCAGCACCTTGTTCATGGTGGTCATGGAGAAAACCAAGGAAATCGCGATTTTGATGTCTATGGGAGCAACGCGGAAAAGCATCATAAAAATTTTCAGTTATCAAGGCTTGATCATTGGCCTGGTGGGAACCTTTGTGGGCTGTGTTGGCGGGTTCACCGCTGTCCCCTACCTGAATGAGATTGTAGGATTCATCGAAAGCATATTCGGCATCACCGCGTTCCCGAGTGATATTTATTATCTCGATAAACTTCCCTCAGAGATTCAATATTGGGATTCCTTTTTGATCGTCATTTTTTCAATCCTTATTTGTTTTGTAGCTTCCCTTTATCCTGCCTGGCGGGCCTCCCGGTTGAACCCGGTGGAGGGCTTACGCTATGAATAA
- a CDS encoding ABC transporter ATP-binding protein, producing MNNDASPPDTPLLEGIDVHKSYKTRRETLHILTDANLKVMKGEVLGIVGASGVGKSTLLHVLGGLDRPDAGRILFQGVDIYAKNNSYLEKFRNRRVGFVFQFFNLLPDFTALENAMFPAIIRDESRAIAQEKAEHLLCQVGLKERMQHKPGELSGGESQRVALARALINQPDLLLADEPTGNLDTHASDSLIELIRKLNEEFKQTFVLVTHSQRIAQRMDRVMQLSEGKVATIDKDVII from the coding sequence ATGAATAATGATGCAAGCCCTCCCGATACGCCCCTATTGGAAGGAATCGACGTTCATAAGAGCTATAAAACCAGGCGGGAAACCCTTCACATTTTGACGGATGCCAACTTGAAAGTGATGAAGGGAGAAGTGTTGGGAATCGTCGGGGCATCGGGAGTTGGGAAAAGCACCCTCCTGCATGTCCTGGGCGGGCTGGATCGGCCCGATGCTGGCCGCATCCTTTTTCAGGGAGTGGATATTTATGCGAAGAATAATAGTTATTTAGAAAAATTTCGCAATCGTCGTGTGGGATTCGTTTTCCAGTTTTTTAATCTTCTCCCGGATTTTACCGCATTGGAAAACGCCATGTTTCCCGCGATTATCCGCGATGAGAGCCGAGCCATTGCCCAGGAAAAAGCGGAACATTTATTATGCCAGGTGGGGCTCAAGGAACGCATGCAACATAAGCCCGGCGAATTGTCCGGCGGGGAAAGTCAGCGCGTGGCTTTGGCGCGAGCCTTGATAAACCAGCCAGATCTTCTTCTTGCCGATGAGCCGACAGGAAATCTGGACACCCACGCCAGCGATTCCCTGATTGAATTGATTCGCAAATTAAATGAAGAGTTCAAGCAAACCTTTGTGCTTGTGACCCACAGTCAACGAATTGCCCAGCGAATGGACCGGGTCATGCAATTGAGTGAAGGAAAAGTAGCAACCATTGACAAAGATGTGATCATTTAA
- the lpxD gene encoding UDP-3-O-(3-hydroxymyristoyl)glucosamine N-acyltransferase yields the protein MKLNNIAALVGGSLKGDGEIEISDVRGIEDAGEGHVTFVVKKKFIKQLAESKASAVIVDQELDLDVAQIITANPMQAFAKLLSAFHPETQPEPHVDSRAAIGQNVKLGDNVTIFPFVFIGDNVSIGDGTVLHPGVVVGPDCQLGENAVLHPNVTLYRKTILGNRVILHAGVVIGADGFGYTVDEKGEHYKIPQIGQVVIEDDVEIGANTCIDRATLGATIVKRGTKIDNLVQIAHNCTIGEHSILVSQVGMAGSCTLGHHVVLAGQVGLADHVTIGDQAILTAQSGTFRDVESKGVYGGSPSVPINTWRKYVTLLPKLPDLSRKIKDLEARLNAIEKK from the coding sequence ATGAAACTTAATAATATTGCGGCTCTGGTCGGTGGGTCTCTTAAGGGAGACGGGGAAATAGAGATCAGTGATGTGCGGGGCATCGAGGATGCCGGTGAAGGACATGTGACATTTGTTGTTAAAAAGAAATTCATAAAGCAGCTGGCTGAATCCAAAGCTTCTGCGGTTATTGTCGATCAGGAACTCGATCTGGATGTGGCGCAGATCATTACCGCCAACCCGATGCAGGCTTTTGCCAAACTTCTCAGTGCTTTTCACCCCGAGACCCAACCGGAGCCGCATGTCGATTCCAGAGCCGCCATTGGCCAGAATGTGAAGCTGGGAGATAATGTCACGATTTTCCCATTTGTCTTTATCGGAGACAACGTTTCCATCGGGGATGGAACCGTTCTGCATCCGGGAGTGGTCGTGGGGCCGGATTGCCAACTCGGGGAAAACGCTGTTCTGCATCCCAATGTCACCCTTTACCGAAAAACGATCCTGGGAAACCGGGTCATTCTGCATGCGGGAGTGGTGATCGGGGCCGATGGTTTCGGCTACACAGTCGATGAGAAGGGCGAACACTATAAAATTCCGCAAATTGGTCAGGTGGTGATCGAGGACGATGTAGAAATCGGCGCCAATACCTGTATTGACCGGGCGACATTAGGTGCGACAATCGTCAAACGGGGAACTAAAATCGATAACCTGGTGCAGATTGCGCACAACTGTACGATTGGCGAGCACTCCATTCTTGTCTCCCAGGTGGGAATGGCGGGGAGTTGCACCCTGGGGCATCATGTGGTTCTTGCCGGTCAGGTGGGGCTGGCGGATCATGTCACCATTGGCGACCAGGCGATTTTAACCGCCCAATCGGGAACCTTCAGGGATGTTGAAAGTAAAGGCGTTTACGGCGGTTCCCCCAGCGTTCCCATAAACACCTGGAGAAAATACGTCACCCTTCTTCCCAAACTGCCGGATTTGTCGCGTAAAATCAAGGATTTGGAAGCCAGGCTGAACGCGATTGAAAAAAAATAA